CCTTTTTTGGCTTGATCTTTACTCCCGTTTTTTATGTATTAATGAGTAATTTTTCTCATTATTTGCGGCGAAAAAGAAGTGGAAATTCTGAGGCAGTAAGAGAGTAATATAGGACTCTTTTTTTACCTGAGTTTGTTAGGTCGAAAGGCGATTCATAGCGTCCACAAGTGTAAACTAGGCTGCATAAGCGCAGTTTCTCGCTTGCATTAAAGTTAGCTCATGCGTTGTAAAAATTCCTGCAAATGATTCTTCTCGGATTGACTTAATAAATAGCTGCGTAAATTTTCTATCTGCTTGATATATTCTTCTTGATTAAGTGCCCCTCGCATTAATTCAAAGCGCAAGTAAACACAGTAAGTGTTTAAAACATCTGTTTCACAATAATCTCGAATTTTTTTTAAATTGCCTTGGGAGTATTCTTCCCACACTTTGGCACCGCTCATCCCCATTTTCCCAGGGAACCCAAGCATGGAGGCTATTTCATCCAAGGGGGCAAACGCTTTATTTTGATAGGCTGCAAGAATATCCATTAAATCAAGGTGACGATAATGAAAGCGATTTAAGTAATTGTTCCAGCGGAAGTGTTGATGATTTTCACCATTTTCCCAATAAGTAGGTGCTGAAATCCCGTGTAAAAGAGAGCGATAATGAAGTACGGGTAAATCAAAACCACAGCCATTCCAACTAACAAGTGTCGGTGTATATTTTTCTATGCCTGAAAAGAAGCGTTGAATCAGATCTTTTTCATCAGCTAGTTTTTCATCTCCCAATGACCACACTTTTAGTTGTGAACCCTGACTAAGCACGAGCGAGATAGCCACAATTTTCTGTAGGTAATGCGGAAGAAAATCATTACCTGCTTTAATACGGCGCAGAGTACAAAGCGCTGAGACGGTGTCTTCGTCGGACAGATTTTGCAGGTCATATAATTTTTTGCCAGCTTCAACATCCGGAATGGTTTCAATATCGAATACAAGAATGCTCATTTAATTGGGGATGAATAACAGTTTTGCAACAAACTAACATAGCTTAATCCATTTGTGAATGATTACAGAATCTTTTAAAAAATGTTTAAATTTAGTGGTATTTTTGCTACTAATATGCGGCATAAAAATCAACTAATAAAAAAAATGAAGCTAAAACAATTTGGGTTAATTCTTTGTTCTATACTGCTTGCTTCCTGTGCTACTCGACCTCCTCGTGATGTTAATAATATCTGTAATATTTTCCATCAATACCCCAAATGGTATCGCGATGCGGCTGATGTAGAGCGTCGATGGAAAGTTCCTGTTGCAGTGCAAATGGCAATCATTCATCAAGAGTCAAAATTTAACGGGACTGCAAAACCACCACGCACGAAATTATTATGGATTATTCCCTGGAAGAGACCATCGACTGCCTACGGTTACACACAGGCGCTTCGTTCAACGTGGGCCTTGTATAAACGTTCTTCAGGAGGCGGGGGACTTTGGGCCTCGCGTGATGTTTTTTCGGATGCAGTCGATTTTGTGGGTTGGTATGCCAACCAGGCAAATCGTACTGCTGGTATTCCCCGTAATGATGCTTATCGCTTGTATCTTGCCTATCATGAAGGAATCGGAGGGTATCAACGGAAAACTTATTTAAGGAAACCATGGCTGATTCAAGTCTCTCGTAAGGTGAAGGCGAGATCAGCACTATTTCAGGCTCAGCTAAATCATTGTCGCGGCTCATTACCGCGGCGATCATGGTTTGGATTATAGAGAGGCGCATGAAGGCGGGAACTTTATCTGAGAATAGAGTAGGTTCTGGAGTTCTAGAATAGATTCCCACTGACGTGGGAATGACCGCAACTGTGACAGTTTATCATCATGCAATTTGGGATTTTAGTAATATTTGTCTGATGACATCCAGGTCTTGAAGAGGTAGGATGAAGATTATTTTTAAGTAGGAGCTAATGAATGCGTTTAATGCTATTGGGTGGTCCAGGTGCAGGAAAAGGAACTCAAGCGAAAAAATTGGTTGATCATTTTAATATTCCCCAAATCTCCACAGGAGATATGCTTCGTTCAGCAATTGCTGCGGGCACTGAACTGGGTAAAAGTGCAAAGAAAGTAATGGATGCTGGTGAATTAGTTTCAGATGCGATTATTATTGAACTTGTCAAAGAGCGCCTGCAGCAACCGGACTGTCAAAACGGTTTTTTATTTGATGGCTTTCCACGCACCATTCCTCAAGCTGATGCTTTAAAAAACGCACATATTAAGCTTGATCATGTGATTGAAATAGCTGTACCGGATGAGGAAATTATTGGTCGCATAAGTGGGCGTCTTGTTCATTTACCTTCGGGGCGGATCTATCATATGAAATCGCAGCCACCAAAGAAGAATTTAGTAGACGATATTACGGGAGAGCCATTAGTTCAGCGGGATGATGATAAGGAAGAAACGATTAAACAACGCTTGGCTGTTTATCATCAACAGACAGAACCATTAATTAATTATTATCAGGAGTGGGCTAGAACAGGAAATCCAGAGGCGCCTGAATTTCATCGTGTTGAAGGTGTAGGTTCAGTGAATACTATCTTTGCCAAAATTTTAGCCTGCATTAATCAGGAGAAATCTCATGCCACTTCATGAGTTGAAAACTAAAGAGTTTGAAGCTTTTATTGAAAAAAATCCCCTTGTGTTTATTGATTTTTGGGCTGAATGGTGCGCTCCATGTAAGGAATTTGGGCGAGTGTACCAAACAATAGCTGAACAATATCCAACCATTCAGTTTGCCAAATTAAACATAGAAAGCGAACCTGAACTTGCTGAGGTTTTTCAGATACGTTCTATTCCTCATCTTATGGTTTTTAAGGAAGGTATAGCGATTTATTCAGAGGCGGGCAGTATGCCTGAGTCTGTACTAAAAGATTTAGTAGAACAAGCTATTCAAGTCGATGTCAGTGAAATACGAGCCCAGATAGATCAAGAGAAAAGTTAGATTAAATTAGTCATTCCTCCATACGAAGGAATGACTTTACTTCTTTTTATGCAGTAAATATTCTGTGAGACTCTGTCTGCTTTGCGGGGAGAAATTTAGTCCAAGCTTCGTGCGTCGCCATAGGATATCTTCACAGGTTTGAGCCCATTCTTCATGACACAAATAGTCTACCTCAATCTGATAAAGGCCATGTCCAAAATCATAACCAAGGTCAGCTATTTTTTTACTATCTGCTAATAGTTTTTCAGTGTCTGTACCATAGCTGGCAAGATAGCGATCTCTAATATCATCTGCCAACCAAAAATATTTTTCTTTAGCATAAGGGACGTAATCCTTGTAAGACATAGTCTTTAACCTTGAGCCAGGAAGAGGGGCATGCGCTGTTTGAGAGGCTTTTAAGTAGGGAAAAACAGCCTGTAATTTATTAATTGTTTCTGAAGCTAACTGACGATACGTGGTAATTTTTCCACCGTAAATTGCCACTGCTGGTGCAGGAGAATCAGTGTATAAATAAGTATAATCGCGACTTAGGGCTTTAAGTTCTCCTGGGGCTGCTAATAAGGGTCTAACGCCACTCCAGGTATTAATAATATCTCCTCGTTGAATGGGTGTGCGAAGATAGTGATTTACCAGAGCGCACAAGTAATCAACTTCTGCATTGGATATATGGATTTCATCAAGTGAACCTTCAAATTCAACATCGGTGGTTCCAATCATAGTGTAGCCTTGATAAGGAACTATAAATACAATACGTTTGTCTTCATGTTGCAAAAGATAGGCATGTTTGCCTTCATAGAGCTTATGGACCACAAGATGACTTCCCTTTACTAATGACAATTTGCATTGATTAGTAATTCCAAGTAAATCATTGCATGACTCAACCCAGGGGCCTGTAGCGTTAATCACTGCTTTTGCTCTAAAAAACTTTTCCTCTCCTTGGGAGGTTTGTGCAGTTAACACCCAGATCCCATTTTCCACTCTGGCTTTTGTAGCCTTCATATAATTGTAAATAGTAGCCCCATGCTCTTTTGCAAGCAATGCGTTAGCAATCGTTAAGCGGGAATCATCTGTTGTACAATCATAAAATAAAAAACCTTTATCATATTGAATCTTCAGTGGAGAGAAATAAGGACCTTGTTTGCGTCGAATAAATTTACTTTTTGGTAATCGGTTATTACGGCTTAAATTATCATAGAAAAATAAGCCTGTACGTAATAACCATGTGGGTCGCATGTTTTGCTGATAAGGCAATACAAATAACTGGGGTCGAACAAGATGTGGCGCCAATGTTAACAAGCGTTGACGCTCATCCAACGCTTTTTTTACCAGGCCAAAGTCATAATATTCAAGATAACGCAAGCCACCGTGGATGAGTTTACTGCTACTCGATGATGTTTTTGAAGCAAGATCGCCCTGTTCTAACAGAACAACAGATAAACCGCGCAGGGCAGCATCTGCAGCAGCACCACAGCCATTAATTCCGCCGCCTATCACTGCGACATCAAAAACCTGCTCCATGCTGTTCCTTATAAAAAGTCAATGGTATTGTGTTAATGATACAGGATAAGAGAAATTAATTATAAATTAACTACTAATTCTAGTATTTTAAAAGAAGATTGTTATAGATCTCCAATGGATTAAAAAATTTATAGGAAATTAGCCATGAATTATCTTCTTGCGATTGATCAGGGTACGAGTAGCACCAGGGCTATGATATATACAACCTCCGGTCAACTTATAGCAACGAGTCAATACACACTTACCCAATTTTATCCCAATCCTGGGTGGGTAGAACATGATCCTGAAGAAATTTGGGCTAAGACGCTTAAAGCAATGCAGGATGTTGTGGTTCAGGTAAAGGGTGAAAAAATTCTTGCTTGCGGTATTACTAACCAACGAGAAACTACAGTAATCTGGAATAAAAAAACTGGTCACTGTTTAGCACCAGCAATTGTATGGCAAGATCGCAGGACGGAAGTATTTTGTCAATCTTTAGCTGATTACACTATGTTGCTACAAGAAAAAACCGGTTTATTGCCTGATCCTTATTTTTCGGCAAGTAAACTACACTGGCTTTTAGAGTCGATTCCTGATGCACGCGCTTTAGCTGCTAAAAATGAGCTTGCGTTTGGGACTATGGATACTTTTCTGCTATGGCGTTTAACAAATGGTCGGGCCCATTTAACGGATGTAAGTAATGCCTCGCGCACCTTATTATTTAATATTATTGAGCAGCGATGGGATGATGAATTACTTGCTTTATTTAAAATACCTGTTTCTATCTTACCTGAGGTATGTGCAAGTGATGCCTACTTTGGTGAAATAAACAAGATACATTTGGGAGTCAATATTCCTGTGACAGGCATGGCAGGCGATCAGCAATCGGCATTAATTGGTCAACGGTGTTTTAGTGATGGCATGATTAAGGCTACATTTGGCACCGGCGGATTTTTGCTGATGAATACAGGTGAGAAACCAGTGAAATCTTCTCATCAACTGTTAACAACCATTGCTTATCGGATAAAAGAACAAACAATTTATGGATTGGAAGGTAGTCTCTATCATGCAGGTACTACCATAAAATGGTTACGTGATGAGATGAAAATAATTGATACTGCTGCTGAAACTGAAACACTTGCCAAGCATTTAAAGAGCAATGATGGTGTCTATCTTGTACCTTCTTTTACAGGGCTTGGAGCTCCTCATTGGATTTCTACCCCTGGAGCGGTCATTGTGGGTTTAAGCCGCACGACTAGCCGCGCTCATTTCGCCCGTGCTGCCTTGGAAGCAGTGTGTTATCAAACACGAGATGTGCTTGAGTGTATGAGACAAGACAGCCGTCTCGATGTCTCATTGTTACGTGTTGATGGAGGTATGGCTGCAAATCAGTGGTTTTTACAATACTTGGCCTCTCAATGTCATTTAAGGGTGCAACAGCCGGTAGATATAGAAACAACTGCTCAGGGAGCGGCTATGCTGGCTGCTCTTGGTTGTGGGTTGATTAACTCATTACATGAATTGCAAAAGACTTGGCAATGTGAGAAGGAATTTTTCATGGAAGAGACAGAGGCTATTGAAAGAGAGTATGCGGGCTGGAGAAGAGCTTTGAGAATGGTAAAGGCGGGATAAATAATTGCTTTCTGCCTAAAGAGGGGGCAACAACCCTGGCAGAGCATAGAATCTTAGCTTGAATTATTCATATCCTGCTTTATTTGGTATTTTGGGCTTTGGCGTTGGACCTCATTATTATTACTTAACCTCAGGATACTCTACTTTATAAAATTTTAATGCATTTAAATAAAGCACTTTTTCAACGTGTAAAGGTTCAATAGTATCAAGAATAAGCTGTATATCTTCATCCATAAAGGGACGAGGAGCACGGGTTGAGGGTAAATCGGTACCAAACATTAAGGTATCAGGATTGGCAAGGTTAATGTCTCTTAATACCTGAGGTACGTTAAAATTAACGCGTCCAAACCCTGTTGCTTTTACCTTAACACCATGTTCAGCCAATTTCAAAAGAATGGATAAACCTTCTTTAGATAAACCAAGGTGATCAATACTGACGGCGGGTAGCGCTAGCAAAGTTGAGGATAATTCTTTCAGATCACGTGCGTCGATATACAATTCCACATGCCATTGGGCTAATTCATAAATCCTTGCTGCAAAAGACTGAAGATGAGTTACACTTTCAGAGCCTCCCCGTTTTATATTAAACCGAACACCCCGGATACCTGCTGCTTTTAAAGTTAAAATATCATCGTCTGAGACGGAGTAAGGTAGTTGAATTATTCCCACGAAAGCAGGACCTAATTCTTGTAAGCAGGTTAAAAGATAACTCTGATCAAAGCCCTGAAATGAACCAGAAACAACGAGTCCTCCCAGTAAGTTAAAACGTTTAAGTCGTTGATAATAATCAGCAATAGTAAAAGATGAAGGTAGATAATTATTGTTTGGAACTAGAGGAAAGCGCGGGTCAATGAGATGAAAATGACTATCAAAAAAGCAAATCCTTTGCATTAAATATTCCTGCCAGAGATTAGCAGCCAACGGCTGCTAGTAATTAACCTATTTCACATCGCGTTTGGGTTCACCGGTGTAAAGTTGGCGGGGTCTGCCAATTTTTGATTTGTTTTCGACCATTTCCATCCAGTGAGACATCCATCCTACAGTTCTTGCCAATGCAAAAATTACGGTGTACATATTGGTAGGAATACCAATAGCACTTAAGGTAATTCCGGAATAGAAATCAACATTGGGATACAATTTTTTCTCAATGAAATAATCGTCTTCCAGGGCAATACGCTCAAGTTCCAAAGCCAGCTTGAACAAGGGTGCCTCATGAGCACCAACTGCATTCAGTACTTCGTAGCAAGTTTTACGCATTACTTTTGCACGAGGATCATAGCTTTTATAAACACGATGACCAAAACCCATTAAACGGAAAGGATCATCCTTATCCTTGGCACGCTTGATATAGTGATTGATGTGTTTAATATCGCCAATTTCCTTTAACATGTTTAGGCAAGCTTCATTGGCACCACCATGAGCAGGCCCCCATAATGCTCCGATTCCGGCAGAAATACAGGCATAAGGATTGGCTCCGGTTGAACCTGCGAGTCGCACTGTGGATGTTGACGCGTTTTGTTCATGATCGGCATGTAGCGTAAAAATTGTATCCATTGCATTTACAATAACCGGATCGGGCAACACATCCTCAGAAGGCACACCAAACATCATGTGTAAAAAATTCTCTGCATAAGACATTTTATTCTGGGGGTACATATAAGGCTGACCTATGGAATATTTATAGCTCATTGCAGCCAGAGTAGGCATTTTGGCAATTAAACGAATTGCAGAAATGTAACGATCCTTATGGTTGGTTAAATCAATAGAATCGTGATAAAACGCAGATAATGCACCGACAATTCCGACCATGATTGCCATAGGATGAGCGTCTCGACGGAAGCCATTTAGAAAATTATACATCTGTTGATGCACCATCGTATGGTTGTTAATCAAATTAACAAAGTCCTTTTTTTCTTTTTCGTCAGGAAGCTCCCCATTGAGCAGCAAATAACTCACATCAAGAAAGTCTTTTTTCTCGGCTAATTGCTCAATCGGATAGCCTCTGTAAAGTAATATTCCTTTCTCTCCATCAATATAGGTAATTTTTGATTCACAGGAAGCAGTGGCAACAAAGCCTGGATCAAAGGTAAAGTAGCCTTGTGTAGCCAATTTGTTTATATCAATTACATCATTACCAAGTGTTGGGCTATAAATTGGAAGCTCAATCGGATCATGGGCGTCTATACTAAGTTGTGCAACTTTTTGAGTCATCGCGTCTCCTAAGTTATGGCTTCATAGCCTCTCGCTTGCATTAGTGCGCAGAACTATATAAAAATGGCCCTTTACAGTCAATTTATCTGTATGCAAATTCAATTTTAACATGCGATAATTTTAGCTTTTTAGTAGGGAATTAAGAATGATAAAGCCAGCGGAATTACCGTTTAATAAGCGCGGAGCCGTTTATCACCTGGATTTGAGGGAGGATGAACTGGCTGATTTTATTATTACGGTAGGCGATCCAGGGCGTGTTCAATTAGTTAGCCAATATTTTGATAAATTGGAATTTCAAGGCTCACATCGCGAATTTATAACCCATACCGGTTATATTGGTTCACGCCGATTAAGTGTGATCTCGACGGGAATTGGCATGCCTAACATTGATATTGTCATGACAGAGCTTGACGCTTTAGCGAATATTGATCTGGCAACGCGAACAATGCGAGACAAACCGCGCTCATTAACGATTATTCGTCTCGGTACAACAGGAGGAATTAAGCCAGATTGTAAACCTGGTGACATTATGATTAGTCGTTATGGAATTGGATTTGATAGTTTGCTGAGCTATTACGACTATGAATTATCTTCCGATTTAAAAGATTTAAAAGCAGCACTACTCAGTCATTTAGGCACAGAAACAGGGCCTTTCTTCGTAGCTGATGCGGATGAACTGTTGGTTAACCATTTTAAAAGTCTTGGTACAGTAGGTATTACTGCCACTTGTGGTGGTTTTTATGGTCCCCAATGTAGAAGTATACGTCTGCCTTTGCGATATCCCAATTTTTTAAATCAATTGAGCAAATTTAGTTTTGCTGGCTTAAGCGTAACCAATCTTGAAATGGAAACTGCTGCAATATTAGGTTTGGGAAGTTTATTGGGCCATCAATGTTTGTCAGTCAGTGTGATTTTGGCTAATCGTATGACGGGTGAGTTTTTGCATAACATTAAATTAAGTGTTGACAAATTTATTATTAGTTTCTTGGAGAGAATTTCTTATTTACCACAGAATCAGGCGTAAAATTAGAGGCGCGATTAAGCAAATTGTCTTGCTGGGTCTCGCTGTTGACCCTGAGCAATCCTCAAAAAATTTTATACCTCTTTACGTACCGTGGCAACCTTTGAATTACTCATTTTGTTTTGTGACTATCTCTTAGTGTTTGACCGCAGCGGTTCATGCCTCGTTAAGTTTACTGAATCTGCGATGAAGTCTGGATGTGTCGAGAATTATTGAGAACAGATCTAATCATTAAACTCGCATTTTAATCGCAGCCAAAGTTAGGATATTGATTCAATTGAAGCGCCCTGTGTGCTATCATTCCAAGTTAATTTATCTGCAAATAACGCATAAGGATACGTCCTAGCATGGTTTATTTAGCCAAAGAAGTCATACCCGTCAATATTGAAGACGAATTAAAACAATCTTACCTCGATTATGCGATGAGTGTTATCGTGGGTCGAGCCTTGCCTGATGTGCGTGATGGTTTAAAGCCTGTACATAGGCGTGTGCTTTTTGCCATGAGTGAATTAGGCAATGATTGGAATAAACCTTATAAAAAATCAGCTCGTGTTGTGGGGGATGTCATTGGTAAATACCATCCTCATGGAGATACGGCCGTGTACGATACGATTGTTCGTATGGCTCAACCTTTCTCCATGCGTTACATGCTGATTGACGGACAGGGTAACTTTGGTTCTGTTGATGGTGATTTTGCTGCCGCTATGCGTTACACCGAAGTTAGAATGTCAAAGATTGCTCATGCTTTGCTAGCCGATCTGGAAAAAGAAACGGTTGATTTCAGTCCTAACTATGATGAAACTGAATTTGCTCCCGTTGTTTTACCAGCAAGAATTCCTAATCTTTTAGTGAATGGCTCCTCGGGTATCGCAGTAGGGATGGCAACCAATATTCCGCCTCATAATTTGACTGAAATTCTTAATGCTTGCGTGGCTTTGGTCGATAATCCAGAGCTGTCATTTGAGGATTTAATGGAATATATTCCAGGGCCGGATTTTCCGACAGCCGCTATTATTAATGGTAAAGCAGGGATTGTTCAGGCTTATCGTACCGGTCGTGGTCGTATTTATGTACGTGCCCGAACTGAGATTGAAACAGAAAATCAGACAGGCCGACAATCCATTATTATTACGGAGCTACCTTACCAGGTGAATAAAGCTCGCCTGGTTGAAAAAATCGCAGAACTGGTACGGGAAAAGCGTATCGAGGGCATTTCCGGCTTACGAGATGAGTCAGACAAGCAAGGAATGCGTGTTGTAATTGAACTGAAACGTGGTGAGGTTCCTGAAGTTATTTTGAATAATCTGTATGCCCATACGCAAATGCAAAATGTATTTGGCATCAATATGGTGGCTTTGGTTGATGGGCAGCCTCGTACTTTAAATTTAAAGGAAGTTCTGGAATATTTCATTAAGCATCGCCGCGAAGTAGTTACCAGGCGTACGATTTTTGAACTTAAGAAAGCAAGAAATCGTGCCCATATTTTGGAAGGATTGGGTGTTGCGCTGGCAAATATTGATGAAATGATTGAATTAATCAAAAAATCAGCGACACCTCAAGAGGCTAAAGAGGCCCTATTAGCACGTGTCTGGGAGCCAGGATTAGTGATGGCAATGCTTAAGAACACAGGGAGTGATGCTTCGCGTCCTGATGGCTTGGGCAGCGACTATGGCTTAACAGACGCAGGTTATCGTTTGTCAGCAGAGCAGGCTCAAGCCATTCTTGAGTTAAGACTACATCGGTTAACTGCTCTGGAACAGGATAAAATTATTAATGAATTTGAGGAGTTGCTGAAAGTTATTAAAGAGTTGCTGGAAATTCTGGCATCTCCTGAACGTCTTATGCAGGTTATCCGTGAAGAGTTATTAGAGGTTAAATCTCAATTTGGTGACGCTCGTCGCACTGAAATTATTGCTTCTCAAGAAGATTTAACTATCGAAGATCTCATTACTGAGGAAAATGTTGTTGTTACTTTATCCCATCAGGGTTATGTTAAATATCAACCTATCTCTGCCTACCAGGCACAACGCCGTGGTGGTAAGGGTAAATCAGCGACCAATGTTAAAGAGGAGGATTTTGTCGAACGGTTGGTGATTGCAAGTACTCACGATACGTTGCTATGCTTTTCAGATTATGGAAAATTATACTGGTTAAAAGCCTACCAGTTACCACTTGCCAGTCGAATTTCACGAGGTAAGCCCATTGTTAATATTCTTCCTCTTGCAGAGGATGAGTCTATCAACGCCATGTTACCCGTTCGAGAGTTTACTGAAGGCTACTTTGTTTTCATGGCAACCAAACATGGTACTGTTAAAAAAGTACCGCTTGAAGCATTTAGTCGTCCCCGTTCCAGCGGAATAATTGCCGTAGATTTGGATGAAGGTGATCGCCTTGTAGGTGTTGATATCACCGATGGCAGCAAAGACATTATGCTATTCACTGATGCTGGCAAGGTTGTCCGGTTTGATGAGAATCTTGTGCGTCCAATGGGTAGAACTGCTCGCGGGGTCCGTGGCATTCGACTACAAGAAAACCAATCGGTCATTTCCTTAGTAGTCGCTAAACCACAAGGGACGATATTAACAGCTACTGAAAATGGTTATGGTAAACGTACTAATATTGAAGAATATCGTATTTCAGGCCGGGGCGGACAAGGTGTGATTTCTATTCAGGTTAATGAACGAAATGGCAAGGTAGTACGTGCCTTACAAGTTGAAGAGAGCGATGAGGCCATGCTAATTACTGATAAAGGCACTTTGGTACGCTTTAAAGTGGCTGAACTATCCATTATCGGGCGTAATACGCAAGGTGTTCGTCTTATTAATGTGAGCCCCGGGGAGCATGTGGTTGGAATGCAGCGTATAGAAGATCTGGGTGAAGGTGACGAGGATTCTGATTTGTCTGAACAAGCCCATGCTTATGATGCATTTTCTTCCGATGAAACTCCTGAAGGCGATAATGAGTAGGGCTTATAATTTTGGTGCAGGCCCTGCTATGTTGCCTGAGCCCATTTTAAGAGAAGCGCAACAGGAACTATTAAATTGGCACAATTCAGGGATGTCAGTTATGGAAATAGGCCATAGAACTCCCGAATTTATACAGTTAATGATACAGGCAGAGCAGGATTTACGCGAGCTTTTAGCCATCCCTGCCAATTACCATGTTTTATTTTTAGGGGGGGCTGCGCGTACACAATTTAGTATGATTCCTCTAAATTTTTTAGAGGATGGACAACAAGCTGGCTATTTAATCACTGGGCTTTGGTCTTCAATCGCTTATCAGGAGGCTTTAAAACTTAAAAAAGCCTATTGTGTTGCAACTGATGAAAAAAAC
This region of Legionella clemsonensis genomic DNA includes:
- the gyrA gene encoding DNA gyrase subunit A, which codes for MVYLAKEVIPVNIEDELKQSYLDYAMSVIVGRALPDVRDGLKPVHRRVLFAMSELGNDWNKPYKKSARVVGDVIGKYHPHGDTAVYDTIVRMAQPFSMRYMLIDGQGNFGSVDGDFAAAMRYTEVRMSKIAHALLADLEKETVDFSPNYDETEFAPVVLPARIPNLLVNGSSGIAVGMATNIPPHNLTEILNACVALVDNPELSFEDLMEYIPGPDFPTAAIINGKAGIVQAYRTGRGRIYVRARTEIETENQTGRQSIIITELPYQVNKARLVEKIAELVREKRIEGISGLRDESDKQGMRVVIELKRGEVPEVILNNLYAHTQMQNVFGINMVALVDGQPRTLNLKEVLEYFIKHRREVVTRRTIFELKKARNRAHILEGLGVALANIDEMIELIKKSATPQEAKEALLARVWEPGLVMAMLKNTGSDASRPDGLGSDYGLTDAGYRLSAEQAQAILELRLHRLTALEQDKIINEFEELLKVIKELLEILASPERLMQVIREELLEVKSQFGDARRTEIIASQEDLTIEDLITEENVVVTLSHQGYVKYQPISAYQAQRRGGKGKSATNVKEEDFVERLVIASTHDTLLCFSDYGKLYWLKAYQLPLASRISRGKPIVNILPLAEDESINAMLPVREFTEGYFVFMATKHGTVKKVPLEAFSRPRSSGIIAVDLDEGDRLVGVDITDGSKDIMLFTDAGKVVRFDENLVRPMGRTARGVRGIRLQENQSVISLVVAKPQGTILTATENGYGKRTNIEEYRISGRGGQGVISIQVNERNGKVVRALQVEESDEAMLITDKGTLVRFKVAELSIIGRNTQGVRLINVSPGEHVVGMQRIEDLGEGDEDSDLSEQAHAYDAFSSDETPEGDNE